GTGCCAAAAGACTTCTCTCTGACCAAACCAGCCTGAGAAAATACAATGAAATAACAAATAAGTGATTTTATAAGATACAGATGTGATGATATGCTGGGGGGATCAGCCTGAGATCATAAAATATTGAAACTTCAAACATGCATGAATTGTTAGTCCAAATGAGCCATGCTCTGGTGCTTGCTTAAACTAAAAGTTGTTAACAGTCTAATCATCTCGCGTGAGCTCTCACCAGTTGTCCTCTACCTAATGCACGAAAAAAAACATCCTAAGAGAGGAATTAATCTAGCACACACTTCTAAGCAAAGTGATATAGACAAGGAAAAAATGGAGCATAGCATACCCTTCCCAACTTTTCTGGGGTCAACTCCTGGAACCTAGGCACAATCCTTCCACCTACAGAGAAAATATAATTAGACTGCTCATTGCTGATTAAGGTTGCGTATTCTAAATATTTATCTATCAAGAATTTTGTTAGCATGACGTCAAATGAAGGATAAACTAAACAGAAACATACCTGTAGCTATTGCTATCAATTCCAATTCCACACCACCTACCCATCTGACGGCAGGCAAGTTCTGGtgcattaataaatgatttgccTCATCATCAAATCCCCATTGACATATAACCAATGTAGCACCAACATCCTGAAACAACATTACAATGAGAACAAGATGTCTATCTCTATCCCAAAATTACTAAGGTGACCACTATAAGTAATCCACCCCCTCCCCATAGAGGATAATCTAAAGCAAAAAGGAAAGCAAAAGATCAACTTGAAAGGACATTCCTCAGAACTCCAATCCGCAGCCATACCTTGCATTTCTGAACCATGTCATCAAAATACTTTTGTTCTTGCTGACGTAGAGTCTGAAACTTTTCCACCGTATCAATGTCTACTTTATGTTTAGTCTTTGGCTTAGGTGGCTCAAATGGACAAGTTAATATGGCAATTTTTGCATCTTCAATTTGCTTTGGCATCTGAGGATGACTCATGTCTTTATCAACAGTAATTCCATATATTAGCTCAGtgtcttccaattttcctccaaCTTTTCCCTCAACCTTAATCAGATCTAAATTGACATCTTTCCTCTCTAGATCAGCAACAGAAAGAACTGCTTTAACAGAAATTTCAGCCAAAGCACGCTTGCATCGGTTCACActataaaacaacaaaaaatggtTACACATTTGcaataaaaagatatatatataatacatcagtCTAGCACTGGATTCACAAAAAAATCACTCCGAATTTTTTCTTGATTCCCAATATTAGGAATCTCACTTCTCAATACAAACAAGTTTGGGAATTGCTAGCTGACAGCAAGAACTATTTAAATTGATCCATGTGCCACCATATCTAGATAGTTCAATGCTCCACCATAAAGACCCTAGTCATAGCTAAAACAACCCTGactatttttgttttacaaACATCACAAAAAGTCAGCATTGAGATTTGATTTGAAGACAATTCAGGAACATATCATATGAGGATGATGTAGCCAAAAGATGGTCAAGATTAACCAGTATATTTGCAAGTTAAGGTGAtgaaatttaactaacatttaGATGCAGTGTTCTCACCACATTGATACTATCACCTTTCATATGTTTTACAGCCACAATCACAGTGTCCAACAGAGAAGCTTATGGCACCTCTTACTGATCAAAGCAGCATCTTAAGCAAAGTCCTTATTCAATTCCAGACTATATGAGAAGAAATATATAAAGacaattaattttagataaaatgataCTGATAGCAACATGATCATCTAATCTAATGTGGCAAATCCACATGATGGGGATAGGATATCACTGTAGCAAACAAGTAGGATAGATGACATATACATATGAATTAAccttcaaacaaaaaattaaaaaaaacatcttGAAGAAACTGGTCATAATTCTCTCtttaagaagagaaaaatgCAAGCAAAAATTTTAGCTAGCACAACATAAGAAGCTAGTATAATCCTGTTATAGTCACAGCAATTACATTTCTAGTCATGTATTATTGTGATCTGATCATTGCTAaggccaaaaaaaaaatgtaaagtaCATCAATAGAAGCTACAAAACTTACATTTTTGAGGATAGAGTGGTCATGCATGTTTGAACCAAAGGCTCTATATTTGTTGGTCCAAAATCAAACTTCTGGGCTATACGCTCCAAATGCTCAACAGCTATTCTAGAAGCCATTTCATAACCCTCTGCAATACGGATGGGATGAATCCCACGTTCCAATAGCCGCTCTGCCTGCTCTAGTAGTGCTCCAGCCATGACAACAACACCAGTTGTTCCGTCCCCAATTTCATAATCCTGACTCCGAGACAGCTCAACCATCAACTTAGCAATTTGATTGTCAACATCCATCTGCTCCAATATTGTTGCCCCATCGTTTGCTGACAATgtcaaacaaaaacaaaaagaagacaTCAGGAAACTTTGAACATTATCTATGTATGATTTCACTAACAAATCCAACATCCTTAAGTTTAACATTTACTTCAGAACATAAAATTCAAGAAGGTATGTCCAGAAACATTAAGCTTGAAATCCTAGTTCAGATAAGTGTA
This sequence is a window from Gossypium raimondii isolate GPD5lz chromosome 5, ASM2569854v1, whole genome shotgun sequence. Protein-coding genes within it:
- the LOC105765926 gene encoding T-complex protein 1 subunit epsilon, whose translation is MALAFDEYGRPFIILKEQEQKTRLSGLEAQKANISAGRAVSRILRTSLGPKGMDKMLQSPDGDVTITNDGATILEQMDVDNQIAKLMVELSRSQDYEIGDGTTGVVVMAGALLEQAERLLERGIHPIRIAEGYEMASRIAVEHLERIAQKFDFGPTNIEPLVQTCMTTLSSKIVNRCKRALAEISVKAVLSVADLERKDVNLDLIKVEGKVGGKLEDTELIYGITVDKDMSHPQMPKQIEDAKIAILTCPFEPPKPKTKHKVDIDTVEKFQTLRQQEQKYFDDMVQKCKDVGATLVICQWGFDDEANHLLMHQNLPAVRWVGGVELELIAIATGGRIVPRFQELTPEKLGRAGLVREKSFGTTKDKMLYIEHCANSRAVTIFIRGGNKMMIEETKRSIHDALCVARNLIRNNFIVYGGGAAEISCSIAVEAAADKYPGVEQYAIRAFADALDAVPVALAENSGLQPIETLSAVKSQQIKENNPHFGIDCNDVGTNDMCEQNVFETLIGKQQQILLATQVVKMILKIDDVISPSDY